From Bacteroidales bacterium:
ACAAACGGGGTTTAACCACTACTTCCGGAGGAAATATTTCTATAATCGATGATAGTGGTGATATTTGGGTAACACCCGCCGCTGTAGATAAGGGTTCACTGCAGAGGGATGACATTGTAAAGGTTAAGAGTGACGGTACACAAGTCGGCCGGCACAAGCCTTCTTCGGAATTTCCTTTTCACAAGGCGATCTATGAATGCAGACCCGATATCAAGGCGATCATCCATGCCCATCCACCTGCTTTGGTTTCATTTAGTGTTACACGACAAATCCCCAATACCAATATTATACCCCAGGCACGCAATGTATGCGGACCTATAGCTTATGCTTCATATGCCCTTCCGGGCAGCAGTGAGTTGGGAGAAAGGATTGCTAAAGAGTTTAAGAATAACTACAACGCCGTGATCATGGAAAATCACGGGACCGTTGTCGGGGGCACCGATCTGAGCGACGCTTTCCAACGTTTTGAGACGCTTGAGTTTTCCGGAAGAACAATTATCAACGGGAAGACAATTGGCGAACCGGTGTACCTGTCTGATGAAGATATAAAGAATTTTGAAGAACAGATACCCCATCTGCAACCTGAAATGGAACATGTTACCCATCCGTCTGATGAAAGAGATATCAGAGAATTTATGGTCAGTATGGTTAAAAGAGCATGTGAGCAAGGGCTGATGATCAGTTCCTACGGGACAATTTCTGTAAGATGGAGAGAAGATGATTTTTTAATAACACCCACCAATATGTCACGATGGGATATACAACGGGAAGATATTGTTCAGATCAGGAATGGCAAAAGAGAGCCGGATAAAATGCCGAGCCGCGGGTTGTGGCTTCACCAGGAGATATACAGAAGAAATCCAAAGGTTAATTCTATTATTATCACACAATCTCCTTATTTGATGGCTTTTGGAGTAACAGGGGAGAAGTTTGATGTAAGAACAATTCCCGAGAGCTGGATATTTCTGCAGGATGTTCCCAATGTGCCTTTTGGCTCCCATTTCAGGGATAAAAATACCATGCTGAATCTGGTAGAGGAGGATATCTCCTGTATCATCATCGAAAACGATTCCGTGCTGGTTACCGGTAATGCCCTTTTGGATGCCTTCGACCGCCTTGAAGTGGC
This genomic window contains:
- a CDS encoding class II aldolase/adducin family protein; its protein translation is MRVFNPELMHPSDQITLIIDRIYKRGLTTTSGGNISIIDDSGDIWVTPAAVDKGSLQRDDIVKVKSDGTQVGRHKPSSEFPFHKAIYECRPDIKAIIHAHPPALVSFSVTRQIPNTNIIPQARNVCGPIAYASYALPGSSELGERIAKEFKNNYNAVIMENHGTVVGGTDLSDAFQRFETLEFSGRTIINGKTIGEPVYLSDEDIKNFEEQIPHLQPEMEHVTHPSDERDIREFMVSMVKRACEQGLMISSYGTISVRWREDDFLITPTNMSRWDIQREDIVQIRNGKREPDKMPSRGLWLHQEIYRRNPKVNSIIITQSPYLMAFGVTGEKFDVRTIPESWIFLQDVPNVPFGSHFRDKNTMLNLVEEDISCIIIENDSVLVTGNALLDAFDRLEVAEFSAKSLTMSQPLGKLNPINEEQIRELRKKFLS